A DNA window from Camelina sativa cultivar DH55 chromosome 13, Cs, whole genome shotgun sequence contains the following coding sequences:
- the LOC104734664 gene encoding uncharacterized protein LOC104734664, with the protein MDESVNKGMKSLSLKDSSDAAIPKSREIGRIFVSGYDTALTRDVVESALRKHFASCGEITDVYIPSNFKKDARIWQNALIYFVGEGAVDKALQLKGSDVDGWTVSVTAYPFPKNANSFGNVRVEGYDPSLSHDEILSAMTKLFSSYGKISPVIFSDRSVILRIQGKDAAEKVPELNGILIEGRKLDVRLLSGLNKSTRHQRRLRGGLICGRRYFQGKKKFKTSDELKDSLS; encoded by the exons ATGGACGAATCCGTCAACAAG GGGATGAAATCGCTGTCACTGAAGGATAGTAGTGATGCAGCCATTCCAAAAAGCCG tgagatAGGGAGAATATTCGTTTCGGGATATGACACGGCTCTTACTCGTGATGTTGTCGAGAGCGCTCTGAGAAAACATTTTGCTTCATGTGGAGAGATCACTGATGTTTATATTCCATCGAATTTTAAAAAGGATGCGAGAATCTGGCA AAATGCTCTTATATATTTTGTGGGAGAGGGAGCAGTGGATAAGGCTTTGCAACTTAAAGGAAGTGACGTGGATGGATGGACTGTCTCTGTTACTGCTTATCCCTTTCCCAAAAATGCAAACAG TTTCGGTAATGTAAGAGTTGAAGGATATGACCCTTCCCTTAGTCATGATGAAATCCTGAGCGCTATGACtaaacttttctcttcttacGGAAAGATTAGTCCAGTCATATTTTCAGATCG CTCAGTTATATTGCGTATTCAGGGAAAAGACGCTGCAGAGAAGGTGCCTGAACTTAATGGCATCCTCATCGAGGGACGCAAATTAGATGTTCGTCTTCTTTCTGGACTGAACAAATCCACCCGCCACCAGCGCCGCTTACGTGGTGGTCTCATTTGTGGCCGCAGATACTTTCAAG GTAAGAAGAAGTTTAAGACATCTGATGAGTTGAAAGACTCTCTCTCTTAG